The DNA region TTGGAATTGCTTGGTTTCCACTTCTTTTTGTTCCTTCTGCTTCTGCAGGAGATtgacacacactcacacacatatatatattctctcttCCTCTATTATGTGAAAGCCCAACATCATCCAGTTTTATGCAATTTTTCTGCTTTTGTATCTCTTTCCTCCATTCAAGGTCATGGACATTCTCTTCTGTTTTCACATGCATACACCTGTAATACATGTAATGTAACACACATAAGCATGATGAAATTTGCATGACCAAGTCTAAAGCAAGTTCTAGTCAATGCACTAGTGTTATCAAATTGTCATCCTCATTAGCATCTTCTCTGCCCAGAAGGCCAATTTCTacttatatttcaaattatttgtaCCCCTAAAAGAGAAGGTCTTTAGTTTCTTCTACATTCTTTGTGAAAGGAAAAATCTAATTATGTCATATTTCTCCATTCCTGTTCAGCGAGTCTATGCTAATtgctaaacatatatatttccaatgagtgttttttttgttgtcaaGCCAATAAGTACTTGGTTTGTATTCCATGGACCGTCCTTACCTATGGCCTAAATAAAGCTATTTTTACAAATTGTGTTGCTTTGCTGCTGCTTGAAGATAACCTTGAGGTCTTTCCACCAAGGAGAGTCTAAACTGCAGTTCCTATGAGAAATCAAATCCCTCCAACCACCATATCTACACAATAGAATTGTGGCCCACAACTGATTCTGATTATTTGCCAACTCCCACCCCCATTTAGCAAGCAAAGCCTCGTTGAATTTAATCAAATCTTTGATCCCTAACCCACCTTTACTCTTAGGTAGGCAGACTATGTCCCACCTCACCCAAGGAATCTTAATGGAGTCTTGGAGGCTGCCCCATCAAAAATTCCTTTGTATAGATGTAATCTTTTGCACCACAAGCTTAGGAATCTTGAAGAAGGATAGCAAATAAATGGGTAAGGCTGTTAAGACTGAATTAATGAGGGTTATTCTACCCCCCATTGATAGAtttctttgcttccattttgtaAGTTTAGCCTCGCATTTGCTAATAATGGGTTGGCACACAGACCTATTTTTAGAGCTGACCCCTACAGGAATTCCAAGGTAAGACAATGGAATATCCATTTGACTACAATTGAGAGAAGATGCTGCCTCCCTACACCAGTCCTCGGATTTGCCCAAACACCCAAATTTTCTCTTATTGTAGTTTATCTTAAGACCAGAGACCAATTCAAAGCTTTTCAGGATACACTTTAGAATTTTCCCCGTATCTTCTCCATATGCAATGGCCACCTTCACGATttgaaatcaaataaagattGGTTGGTGGTGCTTTCTCTTGTGTCCAGCAATTTCTTTGGAAGAACatgaaaattttagattttaaaatatataatatttaagtgattttttttttgcttttttatatttacaaaaaaattatttattgattgaaattcaaAGTGAGGTCTATTTAATAACCTTCTCATGTGTAGAGATATTCATTTTAGTAGACATGTTTGTCACATGTGTTTCtacttgattaatttataatatgtaatttctattttttaatgtgttgattaataacaatgaaattttttttatagtttttaattttaatatacttacAACAAGCAATATTAATATCATTAGAAACCCTCAATGAAAGACTGATTGAATTTTTtcgaaaaatatcatttttgtagatatttattacaattaatatattttttctatgatCAATTAATGTTGTATGattatgttaagaaaaaaaaatacttatgttacaaaatataacaattagTATGTTTTTCTCTCGCAAGTACAAGATACTGCTAATAAACACCTTAAGCAACTCTTGTAACAAAATTACTAATGAAATATGAATTGtctattaaagaataaaagattaattatttaattttaaataatatttaattttaatagttttcatataattaattgttatttatatttacatattattcaaaatattattataaattttaaatatcataaattaattaaatcatacaAGTGAAGGAAATTTActattttggcttttgatttgtaataaatatttcatttttctcttcggTCTCTAATGAATTTTTGGTTTACGCTGAGTCGTtactaaaataacaattttatattttatttttgatattttgttttagtctctcataaattagttaatttgtatatactccataataaaataataatttttttttagtgtcgactaataacaaataattttttttattaaggagtaaatacaaaatttactaatttattaggAACTAAGAATAAGTGTTAAgggtcaaaataaaattattttttttcattaagaaCTCAAcgcaaaatacaaatttattaaagaGTAAACGCAAAATCAGATATTTATCaggaatcaaaaatatatttaagcctactATTTTTACTcacaatcatttaaaaatagctCTCCCACTAGATATATTCCTtacaacatttttaatattatttaaaattatttatttcccaattattaataatttaaataattgaaacaaaatataaaatttcaatttgaaaatttttagtTATTGAGGGGCATAAACAACGTAATTcttaatgattttctttattattgttatttatatattaaaatttattttggtgaATAGCTCTACTTtactattttccttttctttaaatatttaacgagAAATTTATATAAACAGGAAATAATGTAAACAGTGACTATGGTCTATTCTTGTCTGCTTACATGAGTTGAAATCTCACTATATTCTTAGTTGTCATGGACTCATCGCGAAGATGGGATAATGCAGTGTGTTTTAGCATAAATGATAGGAGGTTTGCACTGCAAACTTTTAGTTTctagttaattattttcttgGTGCAAATTATGTCTTCGTAGCATACTAGTCCACTAGAAATCATTAGAGGACGAGTCTTGAGAAAGCCACATGCTGAGATGGTTACCTTGTATTGAATTTGGAGTTTCTTTCTTACCTTATTCCTCCAACTTGCTGCAGCAATCACTCCTAAgcacttctttttcttcattccattctttacattttcaagtATGAATCTCTCAGCTTTACATCCAGTGAGGATCACTGCACCATTGCCTACAGAATCAACCAACCAAGTGGAGTCAGTTCCCTTCTTATCTCCTGTTCTGCAACCATAACAACATGAACCACAATAGTCATCTGCTGAGGAATTTATAGCCACAGACTCTACTTTGAAGCCCATTTTCTCACATCCTTGTATGAGAATTTGGTTCAGAAAGCTTTCATTGTTGCACTTTTCTGTTACACCAATCCTTCTTTGTATGAtgcaatcaaattttataatctcTACAGGCTGATATTACTAATCAAGGAAAAATAGACATTCCTTGGTTTCTAATTTCATTCATTTGTTAGAGTTTTTTCCCAATATCTAAGGGGGTGTTTGTTCCAAGGTTTCTAATTACATTCCTTGGATTCTTATTTTTGGTGGCATTACTATGAGCAAGAACTCCATTCTCTggtattttaggaaaaaaaaaccatttgctTAGTGTACCGTCCAGATATGTCTTGACTAACCATGATGTGGCCCTTTATGAAGCTCCATCTGTGTTCAGAGATTCAAGGACTGTGTACCATGGCACTCGGATATAACTCAGTCAATCCTGATGTGCCCCCCTATCAGGCTCCATTGCCTCTGTTGAGTGAACAGCTTGGGCCTTTGCATCATCTGGATATAGAATCCAACATGTTGTACTCAACCTCAACCCATCCCGTTGCACATTCACTTCTCTACCCCTCCAGCCTGATAAATGTTTCTGccctattaaaaaaacaaattgaccTCTAATTCCATATGAACAATAGGttgattttcaaaaatatcCCTAAGTCAATCAAACCAATACCTCCCACCAATTGATATCAGGACTGGTCACAATTTAAGATCCCATTAAATTTTCCATCAATATACCACCAGTTTAACCCCATCACAAAGAACCTTCACCCTTTAGACTCAGGCTAGGCTAGTGCAAGCTCCCTTTCTGGGCTAATATGGTCAATGAGAGTTGTATGCATCATTATCAATTCCTGAATACAGATGCAGAGCATTTCACCCCAAAACTGGTATAGTAGGATAGTAGATAGTGGAATAACcactattatgaaatttatacatataaattaagtaatttatattacattatatgcttaatcatattaaaaatttacacaaatagtttcttttaattttttttttgtcagcaaacatagatatgatatattaataatgagTACCAGTGGTAttgaagttacaaattttagggGCCAGCTGGTTCCTATGATTATTAGTAGGAACAAAGCCAGCACCATAGCACCCTGCTACCTAACCCATGCTACAAAAGTCCAGCCCCCACACTCCCAAGCTAAGTATAGAAACCTAGTGTTACATTGGAAGAACATTGATTAAAGTGAAGTGTAAAATCTTTCTCGTTGGACTTGAGCCATGACCAAAGTAAAAGCAGAGCATCATCCAAATGCTAGCTGTAATTTGTAGATGCCAAGATATGATGTTGTGATATCAGATTCAATAAAGGAAAGCAAAATCTAAGTACATGTCAAATGAAACAGGGCAAGGGCATAGAGATTCCATCCAAATGCTAGGACAATAATTTCTACAATACAAATCAGATCATATTAGAACATTTCCATTTCAAAATTTACACTAATTGTTTTTTTGGAgccatttattaattatatattcctGTCTTGCAATGATGATTTCAGCTTTATATAGCTAGAAAGAATATGATGTAGTGAAGACCTTCTTCCATCATTTGAGCTTTATATATGACTGTTGGAACTCTGTCTTCACTGCTTTCTTTAGTAAATGCCTTGCAATTTAATTCTGTATCATATCAAGTTGATTGCCACAAATTATTTTCTACATATTACACAAATGTTTGTCATAGAAGCGGTTGATTGACCaaagtgttattatttttcaggCTGAATCAGGCACCAAAGAATCACCAAAGAACTCCTTTCATTATTTGGAGGTGTGTTTATTGTTTCTAgtaatagtttaaaatatgtttttgaaattCCACAAATCACAAACATGTATGATGCCTGAAAGCATGTATTCGTTTAATGCCTTCATATTCATGCCGTGTAATTGTTCTTTTGAGCTGTCTAGTATGatgtttattatgtatttttgtgCCAATATCATACAATTACGAGAGTACCATAGGTACTATAGGAACAAGTATAAATTAACCCCAATTGtggttgaatttgaggatgGTATTGTGGACCAGCTACACCCCATAACTTAATTACATGTATGTTGCACCTCTTGGAAGAGGTGTCAGCATTTACCCttcctttgttgttttttttgcaaggcaaaaagcaaatatattatgtataaaattcagtactaggtgtactgaaaTATTCTACAATAAATCTCTTCATCTCCGCCTTTTTATGTCCTTACCCGACCACCCCCAGAACATGTATTGCAAGgtgttcaaatttctcgagtCCCGTTGCATGCACACCATGTCATTGACCGCTGGAAGATGGCTAATGGAGTTGTCGTTCATGAGACAACCTGGTGTTGACCTCCACATGCAACTGCTACATATGGATGGTGTAGTCCCTGGTGTAGTCCTTCTCTGCACATTTTAACAAAGACCAAGTGTGGAACAAGGTATCATCGATAACCTTTTCAGGATCAAACGGGTGGTTCTTGAAAATCATAGCATTTCTATGATGCCAGACGAAGAAGGATAGAGCTAACCACAGAAATTTCCATCTGTTGTTTATACTAGCTTTGTTGTTCCATTGAGTGAATTGCAAAAAGTGGTTCTTTGGGTCTGTGGAAAAAGGACCCACTCTATTAACCCATCTCAAAGGCTCCCACCAAAGTCTCCTTGTCATTGTAGAGTTGCAAATAACATGTATGTGACCAGAATGAATCTCATCTACAAAGTCAGCTGCCATTTGTATTTCATAGTCAAAAAAGTCCCTTCTCCAAGATAACTTCCATTCCCATCTGCCGTCCACAAATTCTCCCAtagaattaattagaaaattctGCTGTTTACTTATTACATATAATTGGGGATACTTTCGTTGGATATTACAGTTGTCCTGCAGCCATAAATCGTTCCGCAAACTAATATTGGACCCCGTACCCACCCTCCActttaaattatcattaaagcAGTTATTGTGTTGCTGCTGAAAGATACTCTTTAAATCCTGCCACCATTAGGAAGTGAAATTTCTTCTACCACCAGAAATCAACTACTTTGACATAGATTATTTTTCCCAAATTCAGctgatttgattttataaatgtttaaaaaatgatgttgaaTTTCAATTGCACCACTTTCGTCATTAAATTTCGATGTTGTCGTTTGTGcagtttttcttcattttttcttataagcaTTGGTAATAGAGGCCAACAAACTGAAAAATGCCGAATCCCTTGAAACAGCCATGCACCATTTTTCTTGTTAGCATTGCTGGTCCAACTAACTGCAATTGCTAATGTGTTTTCCACTGCAGCGTTTTGTACAAAAGGTGCAGTTCTGGTGTGTTTTCTACTACAATTGGTGCTCTATGCTTGTGATGCATGTCAAGTAACCCCTAAGCCACTAACGTTTGACATAGAAGGTGtaacatggatcgaagttggatgaacgcATCACGTATAACTGAAGAGTACGAGAATGGTGTTGAAGAGTTTTTGCTGTTTGCTCAAAGTAAAGCGCAACCTATGTGGGGAAAATTTTTTTGTCCATGTGTGAAGTGTGGAAATGGGAGGCGCCAAACAATTGATGACATAAGAACTCATCTTATTTGTGAGGGAATAATTCGTAGCTACACaaagtggatatggcatggggaaTCCCTCGATACAGCTGACATGTCACAGGCTGACGATGTTACTACAGACAGCGGAAATCCTATAGAAGAAATGATTTGTGATCTTGGGCAAGAGGGGTTTGAAGAGGCACATGCAGCGTTGTATGACAACATAGAAGTTGATTCAAAAATGCCTTTGTATTCCGGCTGCATATCTTTCACAAAATTGTCAGCTGTGTTAGCTCTGGTTAACTTGAAGGCTcgatttgggtggagtgacaagagTTTTAGTGAGTTGCTGATGTTGTTGACAAACATGCTTCCTGCTGATAACATCTTGCCAAAGAATCACTACCAAGCAAAGAAGATTTTATGTCCAGTTGGGATGCAGTACGaaaaaattcatgcatgttgTAATGACTGCATTTTGTACAGAGATGATTTTGCTGAACTAGATTACTGTCCTGTGTGTGGGGTTTCTCGGTACAGACCGACCAACGGAGATTCTACTGTACTAGTCTCAGACGCCGACCGCCGTCCAACAAAGGTGTGTTGGTATCTcccaataataccaaggtttaaacGGTTGTTTGCTAATGGGGAAGATGCAAAGAACCTTATATGGCATGCAAATACTAGAAAATAGATGGATTGATGCGACATCCTGCAGATAGCCCGCAATGGAAGGCAATTGATCGTCTGTATCCTGAATTTGGGGCCGAGCCTAGAAATTTAAGGCTTGGTCTTGCAACGGACGGAATGAACCCATTTGGAACCTTAACTACTAACCATAGCTCGTGGCCCGTTTTGCTGTTCATTTATAATCTCCCTccgtggttgtgcatgaagcgaaagtaTGTTATGCTGAGTATGATGATAGCTGGTCCAAGACAACCAGGTAATGATATTGACGTATATCTAAGACCGTTAATTGACGATTTGCGGAAATTGTGGGATGAAGGGGTTGATGTATGGGACGCAAATTTGCAGCATGCTTTCAAGTTGCGTGCAATGGTTTTTTGTACCATCAATGACTTTCCAGCCTACGGAAATTTAAGTGGATATAGTGTCAAAGGACATCACGCATGTCCTATATGTGAGCAGAATACTAGTTTCCGCCAACTtaaacatggaaagaagactGTGTATACTAGGCATCGAAGATTTCTCAAACAGTATCATCCGTATCGACGCTTGAAG from Glycine soja cultivar W05 unplaced genomic scaffold, ASM419377v2 tig00103987_1_pilon, whole genome shotgun sequence includes:
- the LOC114404454 gene encoding uncharacterized protein LOC114404454; protein product: MDRSWMNASRITEEYENGVEEFLLFAQSKAQPMWGKFFCPCVKCGNGRRQTIDDIRTHLICEGIIRSYTKWIWHGESLDTADMSQADDVTTDSGNPIEEMICDLGQEGFEEAHAALYDNIEVDSKMPLYSGCISFTKLSAVLALVNLKARFGWSDKSFSELLMLLTNMLPADNILPKNHYQAKKILCPVGMQYEKIHACCNDCILYRDDFAELDYCPVCGVSRYRPTNGDSTVLVSDADRRPTKVCWYLPIIPRFKRLFANGEDAKNLIWHANTRK